The Desulfovibrio fairfieldensis sequence CAATCCTAAATTAATTCGTTCGTTGTTTTTGCGCCAGAGAACACCCTTTGAAGGATATTGCCGTCAATATTCAAAGTATCGTTTTTTGCCATCAGTTCAAGCGCGGCTGGGCTGTCGGTGGGAAGGTCTCCCGGCACTACTATGTCGGATATCTCTGCGCGTAATGTGGCGCACCGTTCATAATAGGGTTCTTTTTTTCCGAAAAAAGCGGCATGCGCAGCAAAGAAAAGAGCTTCGGCTTTTCTGTCCTGTTTGGAATACAGGTTGGATAACTGCCATCCGGCTTCCGCGTGGCCGGGCTTGGCCCAGAGGAGGCAGAGCAGCAGCGTTTCACGTATATGCATATTGTCGGTGGATATAGCTTCTGCGTATGCGGCCTGCAGCATCTCAGAGGAAGCTTCCCATTTGGGGACAGGCGCGGCGTTCCACGGCAAGGGAGTTCCTGGAGCCAGAGTGGCGGTTCTTTCCAAGGATGCAGCGGAGAAATCGGGATCTCTGCGTAAACTCTCCCTGCCGAGGCGGTACAGCGGCGCATAATTGGGGAAGCTCGTCACATACGCGGCCAGCGTTTCCCAGAAATGCTTCTGGCAACGTATATCTTCAGGCGAAAGGGTATGTTTTCCGTCTATAATCTCAAGCATTTCTTTTGTAATTTCCAAAATTTCCCCGGCCGTGTTGTTTAGTACGGATAAATTCGCGTCGTGAAAATCTTTATCAAAAAATACTTCTGCGTGATGGGAGCGCATGACGTCAAGTCTTGTCAGGGCGACGCGCGAGGCGCTATGATAGAAATGCTTATGCAGGATGAGCAACGGCGCATAGTTGCCGTGCGGCCAATAGAGAAAAGGCATATTTGTATAAATTAACGGTTTTTTGAGGATTGTCGGAATGGCGTCCAGTCCCAGGCCCGTGGAGATGGCAAGGTGGCATTGAGAAACAAGCCATACATCCATAAAGGGCGAACGATGCTCTGACGCATAGTCGATGATGCGAGGAGATTTCCAATAAATGGGTTTCTCGACACTGGCACCCATGCGCAGTACATACCATCCCTGTTCGGCAAGAAATTCCATAGCCGGCCTATAGGTGTTTATGTCGGCGTTGCGATGTGGGTATGTAAATTTGGATTCAGGGCGCGTTTGTTTATCATAAGCACCGTCGCGCACCATCAGGCAGGCAATTTTTGCATGCGGCGGGATGCCCATCCTCCGGACATTTTTGTTGCCTTCGGCCATTTCTTCAGCCGTGAGCGGCCAGGGGAGATCGCCGCGTTGCAGGATATTGTGCTCATCTCTTGCAAGAGCAAGTTCCACCCGGTTCTGATGAAAAAAAATAGGTGTCCGGCTGACGCGCGCCGCGTTCTTTCCTCCGATAACCCCGTGCATCGCCGGGTCATGCCGTAAAAAGGCAAAAACCCTGTCCCATACGCGAGTAACGCAGGAAGTGGGCTCTCCTGTCGCATAATCGACGTATTCAAGGCATTGCCCCGCCATGCGGTTAAGCCGGGCTAGCAGATACAAGCTTATATCAAAAACATAATGGCCTATAGCTGGATGCCCTGTCAGCATGAGGGGGCCCCCAATGCGGACACATGCCACAGGAGTGAGAGATTGCGCCAGGATGCTGGCCAGTTGCTCGGAAGCGGGGGTAAGGCGATGATTTTTTTCCGGTAAGCGCGCCGTATATTCCTGAAAAAAAGCAAGGGCATCGGCCTTGGCAAGATCTTTGTCCCAAGTGCGCTGTGCGAGGCAGCGAGGGCAGAGCCAACGATCGTCAGGAAAACCCGACCAGGGGAGCCTGGGGCCTTTGCTGTAGAACGTGTACTCGTACCCGCAGCAGGGGCATTGGTCTTTCACAGCCAACTGCGGCCTCATTTCAGAATTATGCATGGACCCGATAAATTCCACGCAGGAGCAGGCGTACTCCCGCACTGCGGAGATCCGGAGCGCATTTTTTGCCCATGCGGGAGCATCGATATCCTGCGCCCAACGGGCAAACATTTCCTCATTGTTTTCAAAGTAAGCCAGATAGGCTCGCACCGCCATAAGCGCATGGCGCGGCGCGCTCGGCAGCAGTTGCTCGTCTTTTTCCGCTTCGGCCAGACAGCGCCGGGCGGATATGCTGTCGCCGATGTAGAGATAGCTCCGCGCTTTAAAGGCGGCTTCACTGGCGCTGGCAGCATGCGGCGACGCCGTGAGCATGGTACGAATATCTTGGGGCCGCATGTTCCATGCGATGTTTTCCCATTGGCCCAGCGAAGGTCTTCTTACGGGCTTCACCAATTCGGATAAAAAAAGCCTGCTGCATTTGAACACCCAACCCAGATATTTTGACTCCCGTTTGCGAAAAAAATGCACAGCTGCGCGGAACCGCAGAAAAACATGTTTGCGGGTCTGCACAAAAAAGGGCCTTCTGAAGGAAATACGATATTTGCTCATAAGCATCTCCCAAGAGGTATTACAGAAGCGTAACTTCCGGCAAGGGTATAAACCATTGTCCACCGATATCCGCATATTGCGGGTGGCGTTCGATTATAAGGTTTGCAAAGCGCCATGCGGCAATAAATATGCAGTCTGGTTTTCGCTCATAGATAACGGAGGGCGAAAGAACGGGAAGATGCAGTCCTGGACTGTAGGAGCCGATTTTGATGGGATTGTCGTCGACGATATAAGGGATATATTCCGCAAGTCCAAAATAATAAAAAAGGGTGGTCGTCGTATTGGAGGCGCCATAGGCAGCGATGTTTTTCCCTTCATCCCGCAAACGCGCAAGGTGGGTGCGGACATCGCATCGGCATTGCGCCACCCGTTCCGCATAGGCGAGATTGGTTCGGAGGGTGTTCAGGCCGAAGCGCGATTCCGACTCCGCCATGCTCTCCAATTGCGATGATACTGGACGCGAAGTCTGCCTTTTGGCAAAAACATAGCGCAGACATCCTCCCTTGGAAGGCGTGTGCAGGGCATGCACCATGGTAAAGGGTGTGGATTTCACAAACTGTTGCAAAGGTAAAATGGAAAAATAGGACAAATGTTCGTGGTAAATAGTATCAAAAAGCATGTTATTTACAATATCGAACCAGTATCCGCTTTCCAGGACAAAAAGTCCCTTGTCCGCGAGTAGGATTTCAACTGACTCGAACAGGCTCCGTACATCATCCACATTGGCCGCGATATTGTTGGCAGTAACCATTTGGGCCGGCCCGTGCGTTTGCCGTATGTGAGCCGCCAGTTCCGGCGTCAAGAATTCCGGGATTGTGGGAATCCCTTCGCGTGTGGCTTTCGCCGCAATTTTCCGCGCCGGATCAATGCCCAGCACGCGCATGCCCAGACGCTGAAAAGTACTGAGCAGCGCGCCGTCATTGCTGCCGATGTCGATAACCAGATCGCTTTTCGCTAGGGAAGCGAACGCCGCCATCTGATGCGCATATTCCCGATAATAGTCGACCAGGCCCGGCGAACTGTGCGTTATGTACAGATATTCGCGATAAATGTGGTCGGGGTTCACCACATCCAGAAGCTGCACATGGCCGCAGTTGAGACAAATCCATACATCCATGGGGAAAAGGGGTTGGCTTTGCTCAAGCTTTTCCTTGGGCACATAGGCATCGGCAATGGGTGAGGCCGCCAGGGGCAGAAATACCGAGACATCAGACGAACCGCAAAGGCGGCATGTGTTTCGTGAATAAGAAGAGCATTCCATGGGGCACTTACCTGTTGGATGTTGCAAGGGGCGCCTTGTGCACGATGAAAGCATCGTGTCCTATGTACAAGCGGCTCTGTGGAAACACCGATGCGAATATTCCTCCGCGCTGTATAAATGCGGAGTGCTGTTGCAATATGCGGTCTTCCGCTTCCGGCGGAACTGCCAGAAGACAGAGCGTCGTATCACTGTCGTCCAGCGCAGCACTCGGCGCAATGCAGGGCGTCAGACCCGCTACATAATGCCCCTGCTTGCGGGGATGATCATCCCAAAGCTTGCCTATATGCCCCGCAAGACCCATAAGATGAGTAAAGGTGACGCCCAGATGTCCCACCCCCAGCAAGGCCACAGAACCGCTGCCTTTG is a genomic window containing:
- a CDS encoding TIGR04372 family glycosyltransferase; this encodes MSKYRISFRRPFFVQTRKHVFLRFRAAVHFFRKRESKYLGWVFKCSRLFLSELVKPVRRPSLGQWENIAWNMRPQDIRTMLTASPHAASASEAAFKARSYLYIGDSISARRCLAEAEKDEQLLPSAPRHALMAVRAYLAYFENNEEMFARWAQDIDAPAWAKNALRISAVREYACSCVEFIGSMHNSEMRPQLAVKDQCPCCGYEYTFYSKGPRLPWSGFPDDRWLCPRCLAQRTWDKDLAKADALAFFQEYTARLPEKNHRLTPASEQLASILAQSLTPVACVRIGGPLMLTGHPAIGHYVFDISLYLLARLNRMAGQCLEYVDYATGEPTSCVTRVWDRVFAFLRHDPAMHGVIGGKNAARVSRTPIFFHQNRVELALARDEHNILQRGDLPWPLTAEEMAEGNKNVRRMGIPPHAKIACLMVRDGAYDKQTRPESKFTYPHRNADINTYRPAMEFLAEQGWYVLRMGASVEKPIYWKSPRIIDYASEHRSPFMDVWLVSQCHLAISTGLGLDAIPTILKKPLIYTNMPFLYWPHGNYAPLLILHKHFYHSASRVALTRLDVMRSHHAEVFFDKDFHDANLSVLNNTAGEILEITKEMLEIIDGKHTLSPEDIRCQKHFWETLAAYVTSFPNYAPLYRLGRESLRRDPDFSAASLERTATLAPGTPLPWNAAPVPKWEASSEMLQAAYAEAISTDNMHIRETLLLCLLWAKPGHAEAGWQLSNLYSKQDRKAEALFFAAHAAFFGKKEPYYERCATLRAEISDIVVPGDLPTDSPAALELMAKNDTLNIDGNILQRVFSGAKTTNELI
- a CDS encoding class I SAM-dependent methyltransferase translates to MECSSYSRNTCRLCGSSDVSVFLPLAASPIADAYVPKEKLEQSQPLFPMDVWICLNCGHVQLLDVVNPDHIYREYLYITHSSPGLVDYYREYAHQMAAFASLAKSDLVIDIGSNDGALLSTFQRLGMRVLGIDPARKIAAKATREGIPTIPEFLTPELAAHIRQTHGPAQMVTANNIAANVDDVRSLFESVEILLADKGLFVLESGYWFDIVNNMLFDTIYHEHLSYFSILPLQQFVKSTPFTMVHALHTPSKGGCLRYVFAKRQTSRPVSSQLESMAESESRFGLNTLRTNLAYAERVAQCRCDVRTHLARLRDEGKNIAAYGASNTTTTLFYYFGLAEYIPYIVDDNPIKIGSYSPGLHLPVLSPSVIYERKPDCIFIAAWRFANLIIERHPQYADIGGQWFIPLPEVTLL